One window from the genome of Sphingomicrobium arenosum encodes:
- a CDS encoding 5' nucleotidase, NT5C type, whose amino-acid sequence MSHPALFLDCDGVLADFDGGVKKLTGMDAHAFQKKVGVGGFWKTLARAEDFYANLDPLPGALEMVEAVAHLAPTILTGLPMGKWAEPQKRAWGEKWLPGVPMITCMARDKHLYAAPGDVLVDDREKQRAPWENDGQGRFILHRTPAISLGELAEIYPL is encoded by the coding sequence ATGAGCCATCCGGCCCTCTTCCTCGACTGCGACGGCGTCCTCGCCGACTTCGACGGCGGCGTGAAGAAGCTCACCGGCATGGATGCCCACGCTTTCCAGAAAAAAGTCGGGGTCGGCGGTTTCTGGAAGACGTTGGCGCGCGCCGAGGATTTCTACGCCAATCTCGACCCGCTGCCCGGCGCGCTGGAGATGGTCGAAGCGGTCGCGCACCTCGCCCCCACCATTCTCACCGGCCTCCCGATGGGCAAATGGGCCGAGCCGCAAAAGCGCGCTTGGGGTGAAAAATGGCTGCCCGGCGTGCCGATGATCACCTGCATGGCGCGCGACAAGCATCTCTATGCCGCCCCCGGCGACGTCCTCGTCGACGACCGCGAAAAGCAGCGGGCGCCCTGGGAGAATGACGGCCAAGGCCGCTTCATCCTCCACAGGACGCCCGCGATATCGCTTGGCGAACTGGCTGAGATCTACCCGCTCTAG
- a CDS encoding histidine kinase, producing MRHVPIRNHSTSLFADWRLALASIVLFWATYLATVIGRALLIGDLDGVLANRMPHIGIGIILTLCIYMSLRAVRPEASLRWRATVAFAASSLAAVAQALFIISTAPDVSASSEEYRTEAREGAVIIQKGNEIRIQRHSGEAPMVFTLPPLEELDRLGKIRIAADAAVVWLFFFLAWSGVYLAMDSAGRVEQVKRRLAEAEAATQAAHVRALRYQVNPHFLFNTLNSLSSLVMTKRNEQAEEMLIALSEFFRTSLSLDPSESITLEREISLQRLYLDIEQRRFPKRLDVTIDVPEELSQMRVPALILQPLVENAIKYGVSRTRAPVHLAIKATPIEDGRARLVVYNSSPIGPQADRDPPSGTGTGLTNVRERLLAHFGASATCHAAPIEDGFRVVLDIPIVKEPEG from the coding sequence ATGCGCCACGTCCCGATCCGCAACCATTCGACCTCGCTGTTCGCCGACTGGCGGCTGGCGCTGGCCTCGATCGTCCTGTTCTGGGCGACCTATCTGGCCACGGTGATCGGCCGCGCACTCCTCATCGGCGATCTCGACGGCGTTCTTGCCAACCGCATGCCGCATATCGGGATCGGCATCATCCTGACCTTGTGCATCTACATGTCGCTGCGCGCGGTACGCCCCGAGGCCTCGCTGCGCTGGCGCGCCACGGTCGCCTTCGCCGCCTCCTCGCTCGCCGCGGTCGCGCAGGCGCTCTTCATCATCTCGACCGCGCCCGACGTCTCCGCCAGCAGCGAGGAATATCGCACCGAGGCGCGCGAGGGCGCGGTCATCATCCAGAAGGGCAACGAGATCCGCATCCAGCGCCATTCGGGCGAGGCGCCGATGGTCTTCACCCTGCCCCCGCTCGAGGAACTCGACCGCCTCGGCAAGATCCGTATCGCCGCCGATGCCGCCGTCGTCTGGCTCTTCTTCTTCCTCGCCTGGTCGGGGGTCTATCTCGCCATGGACAGCGCCGGGCGCGTCGAACAGGTCAAGCGCCGCCTCGCCGAGGCCGAGGCCGCGACCCAGGCCGCCCACGTCCGCGCGCTGCGCTATCAGGTCAACCCGCACTTCCTCTTCAACACGTTGAACAGCCTGTCCTCGCTGGTCATGACCAAGCGCAACGAACAGGCCGAGGAAATGCTGATCGCTCTGTCCGAATTCTTCCGCACCTCGCTCTCGCTCGATCCCTCCGAGAGCATCACGCTCGAACGCGAGATCAGCCTCCAGCGCCTCTATCTCGACATCGAACAGCGCCGCTTCCCCAAGCGGCTCGACGTCACCATCGACGTGCCCGAGGAACTCAGCCAGATGCGCGTGCCCGCGCTCATCCTCCAGCCGCTGGTCGAAAATGCCATCAAATATGGCGTCAGCCGCACCCGCGCGCCCGTCCATCTCGCGATCAAGGCGACCCCGATCGAGGATGGCCGCGCGCGCCTTGTCGTTTACAATTCATCGCCCATCGGTCCGCAGGCCGACCGCGACCCGCCGAGCGGGACCGGCACCGGCCTCACCAATGTCCGCGAGCGCCTGCTCGCCCATTTCGGCGCCTCGGCGACCTGCCATGCCGCGCCGATCGAGGACGGCTTTCGGGTCGTGCTCGACATTCCCATCGTGAAGGAGCCTGAAGGATGA
- a CDS encoding LytR/AlgR family response regulator transcription factor, whose product MTALKVLIADDEPLAADRLVALLDPLENLDIVGIAEDGDQAVALAAEHQPDLVLLDISMPGMDGIEVARHLARAEPRPAVIFVTAYDQFAVAAFEVAAVDYLMKPVDRNRLIAAIERAREALDHREPGEGKAADSLFLTEFWASDMSGLVRIAAADIDRISAERDYMRLHVGDRSWLIHHSMASLEQGLDPAMFVRLHRSAILRRDFIDGFSRNASGRWIAQLGDGSEQPVGRLYAEHVREMTGR is encoded by the coding sequence ATGACCGCGCTGAAGGTGCTGATCGCCGACGACGAACCGCTTGCCGCCGACCGCCTTGTCGCCTTGCTCGACCCGCTCGAGAATCTCGACATCGTCGGCATCGCCGAGGACGGCGACCAGGCCGTCGCGCTCGCCGCCGAGCACCAGCCCGACCTCGTCCTCCTCGACATCTCCATGCCCGGCATGGACGGCATCGAGGTCGCGCGCCATCTCGCCCGCGCCGAGCCGCGTCCCGCCGTGATCTTCGTGACCGCCTACGACCAGTTCGCGGTCGCCGCCTTCGAGGTCGCCGCCGTCGACTATCTCATGAAGCCGGTCGACCGGAACCGGCTGATCGCCGCGATCGAGCGCGCCCGCGAGGCGCTGGATCATCGCGAACCGGGCGAGGGCAAGGCGGCGGATTCGCTCTTCCTCACCGAATTCTGGGCCTCCGACATGTCGGGCCTCGTGCGCATCGCCGCCGCCGACATCGACCGCATCTCGGCCGAGCGCGACTATATGCGCCTCCATGTCGGCGATCGCAGCTGGCTCATCCACCATTCGATGGCCTCGCTCGAACAGGGGCTCGACCCCGCCATGTTCGTGCGGCTGCACCGCTCGGCGATCCTGCGCCGCGATTTTATCGACGGTTTCTCGCGCAACGCCTCGGGCCGCTGGATCGCGCAGCTTGGCGACGGCAGCGAACAGCCCGTCGGCCGGCTCTATGCCGAACATGTCCGCGAGATGACGGGCCGCTGA